The segment CCGGCCAGGTCGAAATTCGAAGAGAGCACCTCCTCGACTACCCGGTCGAGTACCGGATCTTCAAATGACTTCCACCACGCCAGGGGCCTGTATGCACCCGAATCCGCCACGCCGGCGGCAAACGCGCCGGGCGTCTCCGGTACCGATTCGAGCACCGGAAAGTTTCGGTTCGGCGCCAGGGAACAGGCCGAGAGGAGCAAGATGGAGGCGAGAACGGAACAACGCACCATGTCGATTCCATGCCCGGGGCCGTGATCGACTGCCTGGGGCCACGATCGACTGTCCGGCCCCTGCGATGACAACCCGCATGCGATATTCAAATAAGTCTGAAAGATTCTGGATGCCTTGTTAACTTACTATATTGAAGCGATTTAACAAGGGTAAAGGTTCCATCGCGCTATCGCCAAAGGCGCTTCGATGATGCAGGCGATACGAGGAACGGCCTGCCGTCGAATCCATGCCGTTATTGACAAACACCCGAACATCCGCTAACATCCCGCGGTTTCCAATCACGGCCATACACGGTGCAATCCCTCCATGAATCAAGTCTCTTGAACCAGCCGATCCTCACGCTCAGCGACCTCGCGTTCACCTACCGGGACGCTGCGAAGCCCGCGCTCGATCAGATCGACTACCGTCATCGCCGCGGCGAGTTCACAGTGATCGTCGGCGAGACCGGCGCGGGGAAATCCACCCTGTGCCGCTGCCTGAACGGGCTGATACCCTCCTTTACAAAGGGCAGGCTCGACGGAAGCCTGCAGGTAGCCGGCCACCGGGAATCCGAACGTCCGCAGGTCTACGAACTGGCGCGGATCGTCGGCCTGGTCTTCCAGGACTTCGAGGCGCAGCTGTTCTCCACCAACGTGGAACTGGAGACGGCTTTCGCGCTCGAGAACTTCGCCGTGGAACGCGATCAGATGAAAACCCGCGTCGAACGGGCGCTGAACCGGGTCGGCCTGTCGGGTTTCGAACAGCGGGACCCCGCCAGCCTGTCGGGGGGCGAGAAGCAGCGGCTGGCCATCGCCTCGGTGCTCGCGGGCAGTCCCTCGGTGGTGGTCATGGACGAACCGACGACCGACCTGGATCCCGTCGGCAAGCGAGACATCTTCAAGCTCGCCCAGATCCTGCGGAACGAGATTGAGGGCATCATCCTGGTGGAGCACGAGACCGAACACGTCCTGAGCGCGGACCGGATCCTGTTGATGCACGAGGGTCGTATCGTCCAGGAGGGGCCGCCCGGCGAGATCCTGGCCGATCCCCGGAACGTGGAACGGCATGGCGTCCGGCCGCTCCAGACCACGGTGCTGTTGTCCGAATTGGGCCTGGAGACCGATGCGCTGACCATACAGGACGCGGTGGCCCGAATCCGTTCGGCCGGATGGCGCGTCGGGGAGTCTGCCCGGGAAAGCCTGGAAGACGCGCGCCGGAGCGAACCGCCGGGTGAACCGCCGGGTGAACCGCCCTGTGAATCTCCGGGTGAGTCGCGCCAG is part of the Gemmatimonadota bacterium genome and harbors:
- a CDS encoding ABC transporter ATP-binding protein; the encoded protein is MQSLHESSLLNQPILTLSDLAFTYRDAAKPALDQIDYRHRRGEFTVIVGETGAGKSTLCRCLNGLIPSFTKGRLDGSLQVAGHRESERPQVYELARIVGLVFQDFEAQLFSTNVELETAFALENFAVERDQMKTRVERALNRVGLSGFEQRDPASLSGGEKQRLAIASVLAGSPSVVVMDEPTTDLDPVGKRDIFKLAQILRNEIEGIILVEHETEHVLSADRILLMHEGRIVQEGPPGEILADPRNVERHGVRPLQTTVLLSELGLETDALTIQDAVARIRSAGWRVGESARESLEDARRSEPPGEPPGEPPCESPGESRQSVVHIENLVYRYGEAPPAVDGVSLDISAGEFVALVGQNGCGKTTLAKHLNGLHAPTEGEVRVLDKSTTDWTLPELGRRVGYVFQNPDHQIFANTVRDEVAFGALNYGFSEEKVVEKVDAALAETGLSGRDFEDPFNLTRGERQQLAVASVLATDPEILVLDEPTTGLDYHGQVAILNLVRRLNESGRTVVMITHSMWVVAEYADRCVIMSGGRVVQDGDVRSCFSNPELLESLYLEAPEAVRLGYEFGLVARSVKEIAGCLERVEE